In the genome of Triticum urartu cultivar G1812 chromosome 5, Tu2.1, whole genome shotgun sequence, one region contains:
- the LOC125506401 gene encoding phospholipase D beta 1-like: protein MSDDEDCRTTAALLASTSSNHRAVLLHGSLDIWIDEACNLPNKDILSNTMGGLLKSCTSDPGAKSTSDPYVTVLVGSATVARTHVIQDDENPKWRQHFLVPVAHEAAAVSFVVKDSDVIGAELIGAVAVPAESLLAGDRVDGVYPVLEPSGKPCAPGATLRMSVQYVPVARLTMYSHGVTPGPDFPGVPNTYFPLRRGGRVTLYQDAHVPGDGQCLPEIRLGNGELYRHGQCWHDVYDAMSQAKHLIYITGWSVFHTIHLVRDGDKARPLGDLLKKKSQEGVRVLLLVWDDPTSRSVLGIQMEGYMGTRDEETRRFFKHSSVQILLCSRSAGKRHSWVKQKETGTIFTHHQKTVIVDADAGNGKRKIVAFVGGLDLCGGRYDTPRHNLFHTLHTVHKEDYYNPNFAVTDERGPREPWHDLHSKIDGPAAFDVLKNFEERWSKSSKRHGSKKLSKSCNDTLLWIEKISEMAAIDDDVYSNDNDTERWDVQIFRSIDSNSVKAFPKDPREATIQNLVCGKNVLIDMSIHTAYVTAIRAAQHFIYIENQYFLGSSFQWDSHRDLGANNLIPIEVALKIANKIYANERFSAYIIIPMWPEGNPTGAPTQRILYWQKKTMQMMYEIIYKALKDTGLNGSYDPQDYLNFFCLGNREAVENANAFADAFSPTNPQDQARKNRRFMVYVHSKGMIVDDEYVIIGSANINQRSMEGTRDTEIAMGAYQPHYTWSNMFSAPRGQIYGYRMSLWAEHIGGVEASFERPDTLECVRRVRGIGDANWKRFVAEEVTEMRGHLIRYPVAVEWNGKVGPLQGCAAFPDVGGNICGSFSGIQENLTI from the exons ATGTCGGACGACGAGGACTGCCGGACGACGGCGGCGCTGCTGGCGTCGACGTCGTCTAACCACCGGGCGGTGCTGCTCCACGGCAGCCTGGACATCTGGATCGACGAGGCGTGCAACCTCCCCAACAAGGACATCCTGTCCAACACCATGGGCGGCCTCCTCAAGAGCTGCACCTCCGACCCCGGCGCCAAGTCCACCAGCGACCCCTACGTCACCGTGCTGGTCGGCTCCGCCACGGTGGCGCGCACCCACGTGATCCAGGACGACGAGAACCCCAAGTGGCGGCAGCACTTCCTGGTGCCCGTGGCGCACGAGGCCGCCGCCGTGAGCTTCGTCGTCAAGGACAGCGACGTGATCGGGGCGGAGCTCATCGGCGCCGTGGCGGTCCCCGCCGAGTCCCTCCTGGCCGGCGACCGCGTGGACGGCGTGTACCCGGTGCTGGAGCCGTCCGGGAAGCCGTGCGCTCCGGGCGCGACGCTGCGGATGTCGGTGCAGTACGTGCCCGTGGCGAGGCTCACCATGTACAGCCACGGCGTGACGCCGGGCCCGGACTTCCCCGGCGTGCCCAACACCTACTTCCCGCTCCGGCGCGGCGGGCGGGTGACGCTGTACCAGGACGCGCACGTGCCCGGCGACGGGCAGTGCCTGCCGGAGATCCGGCTCGGGAACGGGGAGCTCTACCGGCACGGGCAGTGCTGGCACGACGTGTACGACGCCATGTCGCAGGCGAAGCATCTCATCTACATCACCGGGTGGTCGGTGTTCCACACGATCCACCTGGTGCGCGACGGCGACAAGGCGCGGCCGCTGGGTGATCTGCTCAAGAAGAAGTCGCAGGAGGGGGTCCGGGTGCTGCTGCTCGTCTGGGACGATCCCACGTCCAGAAGCGTCCTTGGCATCCAGATG GAAGGTTACATGGGCACACGAGATGAGGAGACACGTAGATTTTTCAAGCATTCTTCGGTTCAGATACTGCTCTGCTCACGATCTGCCGGGAAAAGGCACAGCTGGGTTAAGCAAAAG GAGACAGGAACTATTTTTACCCACCATCAGAAAACGGTGATCGTCGACGCCGATGCCGGCAATGGTAAACGGAAGATAGTCGCTTTCGTCGGAGGCCTTGATCTATGTGGTGGGAGATATGACACTCCAAGGCACAATCTGTTTCACACTCTTCACACAGTGCACAAGGAGGATTATTACAACCCAAACTTCGCG GTAACTGATGAGCGTGGGCCGAGAGAACCATGGCATGATTTGCATTCCAAGATCGATGGCCCGGCAGCATTCGATGTCCTGAAGAACTTTGAGGAGCGTTGGTCAAAATCATCCAAGCGCCACGGGTCCAAGAAATTGTCCAAATCATGTAATGACACGTTGCTCTGGATCGAAAAGATATCCGAGATGGCAGCTATTGACGACGATGTATACTCCAATGACAATGACACAGAGAGATGGGATGTTCAG ATTTTCCGATCGATCGACTCGAACTCCGTCAAGGCTTTTCCAAAGGATCCACGAGAAGCAACCATTCAG AATCTTGTTTGCGGGAAAAATGTACTAATCGATATGAGCATACACACAGCCTACGTTACTGCCATCCGAGCAGCCCAACACTTCATCTATATTGAAAATCAGTATTTCCTTGGCTCTTCATTTCAATGGGATTCACATAGAGATCTTG GCGCGAATAATTTAATACCGATCGAGGTAGCCCTGAAAATTGCTAACAAGATCTACGCGAACGAGAGATTTTCGGCCTACATAATAATTCCGATGTGGCCTGAAGGCAACCCAACCGGTGCTCCTACACAGAGAATTCTTTACTGGCAG AAAAAAACGATGCAGATGATGTACGAGATAATCTACAAGGCACTGAAAGACACGGGACTGAATGGTTCATATGACCCACAGGACTACCTGAATTTCTTCTGCCTCGGCAACCGAGAAGCGGTGGAAAATGCCAACGCTTTCGCCGATGCATTTTCACCCACCAACCCTCAG GACCAAGCTAGGAAGAACAGGAGGTTCATGGTGTACGTGCACTCCAAGGGCATGATCGTGGACGACGAGTACGTGATCATCGGGTCGGCCAACATCAACCAGAGGTCCATGGAGGGGACGAGGGACACCGAGATCGCCATGGGCGCGTACCAGCCCCACTACACCTGGTCCAACATGTTCTCCGCTCCCCGCGGACAG ATATACGGGTACAGGATGTCGCTGTGGGCGGAGCACATCGGGGGCGTGGAGGCGAGCTTCGAGCGGCCGGACACGCTGGAGTGCGTGCGGCGGGTGCGGGGCATCGGGGACGCCAACTGGAAGCGGTTCGTGGCGGAGGAGGTGACCGAGATGCGGGGGCACCTCATCAGGTACCCCGTCGCCGTCGAGTGGAACGGCAAGGTCGGGCCGCTGCAGGGGTGCGCCGCCTTCCCGGACGTCGGCGGCAACATCTGCGGCTCCTTCTCCGGCATCCAGGAGAACCTCACCATATGA